One genomic window of bacterium includes the following:
- a CDS encoding cytochrome c biogenesis protein CcdA, whose protein sequence is MDTLRALAGWAGAAFDRAGVGLLGIPLAFLLGLLSAVVSLCCTLPVLGVIVGYAGVDEGRDRRARCLLAVGFLLGAVLALVILGAVAACIGQAAQNTLGRYWKLFAGVVAIVMGLGAMNLLPFRLPHRERRLGRIWDKGILGSILFGLVAGGAVSVCSLACNPGIYIVLGAAVLQGATLFMAGVLLAYALGFAVPLTALMLGVSSLGAVALKIRGAESLIRRVAGLLLIAVGFYFLWTF, encoded by the coding sequence ATGGACACGCTTCGGGCGCTCGCCGGCTGGGCGGGCGCAGCATTTGACCGGGCGGGCGTCGGGCTTCTTGGCATCCCCCTGGCGTTCCTGCTCGGCCTGTTGAGCGCTGTCGTCAGCCTGTGCTGCACCCTTCCAGTGCTCGGGGTCATCGTGGGCTACGCAGGAGTGGATGAGGGCCGCGACAGGCGTGCAAGGTGCCTTCTGGCTGTGGGCTTTCTCCTGGGCGCCGTTCTTGCGCTGGTGATCCTGGGCGCGGTCGCGGCGTGCATCGGACAGGCCGCCCAGAATACTCTCGGAAGGTACTGGAAGCTTTTTGCGGGCGTCGTGGCCATTGTGATGGGCCTGGGAGCGATGAACCTGCTTCCGTTCCGGCTGCCTCATCGCGAGCGGCGGTTGGGACGCATCTGGGATAAGGGGATACTCGGTTCGATTCTCTTCGGCCTCGTTGCCGGAGGCGCGGTGAGCGTCTGCTCACTGGCCTGCAACCCCGGGATTTACATTGTTCTCGGAGCAGCCGTGCTCCAGGGCGCCACCCTCTTCATGGCGGGCGTCCTCCTCGCCTACGCACTGGGTTTCGCCGTGCCGCTAACCGCTCTCATGCTGGGTGTTTCTTCCCTGGGGGCAGTGGCACTGAAGATTCGCGGAGCGGAGTCGCTTATCCGCAGGGTTGCTGGTTTGCTTCTAATAGCAGTCGGGTTCTACTTCCTTTGGACATTCTGA
- a CDS encoding arsenite methyltransferase produces MRREKHEDIRDQVRERYADVATTDRGCCCGDASCSAVSTNAEDVSAKIGYTPEEMGAAPEGANMGLGCGNPQAIAELRPGETVVDLGSGGGLDCFLAAKQVGERGKVIGIDMTAEMVSKASANARKGDYRNVEFRLGEIEHLPVSDESADVIISNCVINLSPDKPQVFRDAFRVLRKGGRLAVSDVVAVGQLPDDVKQNLDAYCGCVAGAASVSEVERMLLEAGFSDVSVEVKDESRESIKGWFPGSGVEEYVRSADIKARKPKCAPGCCNCV; encoded by the coding sequence ATGAGAAGAGAAAAGCACGAGGACATTCGCGATCAGGTGCGGGAACGCTACGCTGACGTCGCCACAACGGACCGAGGCTGCTGTTGCGGAGATGCTTCCTGTTCTGCCGTCTCGACGAATGCCGAGGATGTATCTGCCAAGATAGGCTACACGCCGGAGGAGATGGGCGCAGCGCCAGAGGGCGCCAACATGGGCCTCGGCTGCGGCAATCCCCAGGCGATAGCGGAGCTCAGGCCTGGCGAGACCGTTGTCGATCTTGGCAGCGGGGGTGGGCTCGATTGTTTTCTGGCTGCGAAACAGGTTGGTGAGAGGGGCAAGGTCATTGGGATTGATATGACGGCAGAGATGGTGAGCAAGGCGAGTGCGAACGCGAGAAAGGGCGATTACCGGAACGTGGAGTTCAGGCTCGGGGAAATCGAGCATCTCCCGGTGTCCGACGAGTCGGCAGATGTCATCATCTCCAATTGCGTTATCAACCTCTCGCCGGACAAGCCTCAGGTCTTCCGCGACGCGTTTCGGGTACTGCGCAAGGGCGGTCGTCTGGCAGTCTCCGACGTGGTGGCAGTCGGGCAACTCCCGGACGACGTGAAGCAGAATCTTGACGCCTACTGCGGCTGCGTAGCAGGGGCGGCATCCGTCTCGGAAGTTGAGCGAATGCTTCTTGAGGCCGGATTCTCAGATGTGAGCGTTGAGGTCAAGGATGAAAGCCGGGAGTCTATCAAGGGCTGGTTCCCCGGCAGCGGCGTCGAGGAGTATGTCCGCTCCGCCGACATAAAGGCCCGCAAACCGAAATGTGCTCCCGGATGCTGTAATTGTGTGTGA
- a CDS encoding metalloregulator ArsR/SmtB family transcription factor encodes MSNNRNDQLNTIAGVFKALSSPSRLQVLIRVVSAFNAAGNSREDELCACVGEIAQDMNISPSTVSHHLKELRNAGLIQMKRRGQKVECSVDFSTVQGLIDFFNGWFEQGGIRTSGECLDAVTDGGLAGRPHRGRSRGCNHNASEGDET; translated from the coding sequence ATGTCGAACAATCGAAATGACCAACTTAACACTATCGCAGGCGTGTTCAAGGCGCTGTCGAGCCCGAGCCGACTGCAAGTCCTCATCCGAGTCGTCTCAGCCTTCAATGCTGCGGGCAATTCTAGAGAAGACGAGCTCTGCGCGTGCGTTGGTGAGATTGCGCAGGATATGAATATCTCACCCTCTACCGTCTCTCATCATCTGAAGGAACTGCGGAACGCCGGGCTGATCCAGATGAAGAGACGGGGCCAGAAGGTTGAGTGCTCGGTCGATTTCTCGACCGTGCAAGGTCTGATTGATTTCTTCAATGGCTGGTTTGAACAAGGAGGCATTCGAACATCGGGCGAATGCCTCGATGCTGTGACAGACGGTGGCCTAGCAGGTCGGCCCCATCGGGGGCGCTCGCGCGGCTGCAATCATAACGCAAGTGAAGGAGATGAGACATGA
- a CDS encoding cytochrome c biogenesis protein CcdA, producing the protein MESVLAHLSRWVEGTPVVGLSAAFLWGVLSILLSPCHLSSIPLIVGFVNQQGRISTRRAFSISTLFALGILITIGAIGAITGAAGRVLGDVGRFGNYFVALIFFAVGLHLLGVIPMPWSGPGQVRMKQKGLWGAFILGLVFGVALGPCTFAYMAPMLGVTFKLASTNTLYGVLLLLIYGLGHCSVIVVAGTSTELVQRYLNWNERSKGSVILKKVCGILVLLGGVYLIYAAP; encoded by the coding sequence TTGGAGAGCGTTTTAGCGCATTTGTCCCGCTGGGTTGAGGGGACGCCCGTTGTGGGACTTTCTGCGGCGTTTTTATGGGGTGTGCTCAGCATCCTTCTTAGCCCGTGCCATTTAAGCAGCATTCCGCTAATCGTTGGGTTCGTCAATCAGCAGGGGAGAATCTCGACGAGGCGTGCATTTAGTATCTCGACGCTCTTTGCCCTAGGCATCCTGATCACCATAGGGGCTATCGGGGCGATTACGGGAGCGGCGGGGCGAGTTTTGGGCGACGTGGGTCGCTTTGGCAACTACTTTGTGGCACTCATCTTCTTCGCGGTCGGCCTACATCTACTCGGCGTCATTCCGATGCCGTGGTCGGGTCCCGGACAAGTGAGGATGAAACAGAAAGGGCTTTGGGGCGCATTCATTCTGGGGCTGGTCTTCGGGGTCGCTCTTGGCCCGTGCACGTTCGCCTACATGGCCCCAATGCTGGGCGTCACGTTCAAGTTGGCCTCCACAAACACACTATATGGGGTTCTTCTCCTCTTGATATATGGTCTGGGCCACTGCTCCGTGATAGTTGTCGCAGGAACCAGCACGGAACTCGTCCAGCGCTACCTAAACTGGAACGAAAGGTCTAAGGGCTCCGTGATCCTCAAGAAGGTGTGCGGCATTCTAGTGCTGCTTGGCGGTGTCTATCTCATCTATGCCGCTCCGTGA
- a CDS encoding thioredoxin family protein, with protein sequence MESRSQFDTKRPTLGIKVAIVVALLAAVVGAIYLKGQGDKTPKASGVDKGGSATAPGPVKHLPRLVDLGAGKCIPCKLMAPILEELRKEYKGKFDVIVIDVWENRAEARRYGIRVIPTQIFYDAEGKELYRHQGFFGKDDILKKWKELGIKFD encoded by the coding sequence ATGGAATCGAGATCACAGTTTGACACAAAGCGACCCACGCTCGGCATCAAGGTGGCCATCGTGGTCGCACTGCTGGCCGCTGTTGTTGGGGCGATCTACCTCAAGGGACAGGGTGATAAGACCCCGAAAGCATCAGGCGTCGATAAAGGCGGTAGCGCGACCGCACCAGGTCCCGTTAAGCACCTACCGCGACTGGTTGACCTGGGGGCGGGGAAGTGCATCCCCTGCAAGTTGATGGCGCCAATACTCGAGGAGCTGCGGAAAGAGTATAAGGGGAAGTTCGACGTGATCGTCATCGACGTCTGGGAGAACAGGGCCGAGGCGAGGCGCTACGGAATACGAGTGATCCCGACGCAGATATTCTACGACGCCGAGGGGAAGGAGCTGTATCGACACCAGGGCTTCTTTGGGAAGGATGACATTCTCAAAAAATGGAAGGAACTGGGGATTAAGTTTGACTGA
- a CDS encoding thioredoxin family protein, whose amino-acid sequence MKRLQILGGGCPKCKKLAENAEAAARELGVAYTIEKITDIKRIMEFGVMMTPALAVDGEVKASGKVLSVEQIKSLLS is encoded by the coding sequence ATGAAGAGATTGCAGATTCTGGGCGGCGGCTGCCCAAAGTGCAAGAAACTAGCTGAGAATGCCGAGGCAGCGGCGAGGGAGCTGGGCGTAGCTTACACGATTGAGAAGATCACTGACATAAAGAGGATCATGGAGTTCGGGGTGATGATGACGCCGGCGCTGGCTGTCGATGGTGAGGTAAAGGCTTCTGGCAAGGTGCTTTCGGTGGAGCAGATCAAGTCGCTCCTCTCATGA
- a CDS encoding permease: protein MDIRKEIKVLLIFTAVFLGFFYLPVGQPRFDNAIFEALLLLKSYARDHVLLCLIPAFFIAGGISVFISQASVVKYLGARANKFLAYGVASVSGSVLAVCSCTVLPLFAGIYRMGAGLGPACAFLYSGPAINVLAIALTARVLGIEIGIARAVGAVLFSVIIGLLMHLIFRKEEHARQTARAAMPEPQVTRPLWQNGVYFATMIGVLVFANWGAPGEETGFWHAVYAVKWLITGAFAAAFGGILIVWLGVKWWKALAAAAPAVVLGLLFPAAPMLAFAAGVVGLCVITASSQGEPKEWFTSTWGFAKQILPLLFFGVLVAGALLGRPNHEGLIPSAWVTSAVGGNTFVANLLASIAGAFMYFATLTEVPIVQGLIGAGMGKGPALALLLAGPALSLPNMLVIRSIMGTKKTVVYVLLVVVMATVSGVVFGTFFK, encoded by the coding sequence ATGGACATTAGGAAAGAGATAAAAGTCCTTCTTATATTCACGGCCGTGTTCCTCGGCTTTTTCTACCTCCCGGTTGGGCAGCCGCGTTTCGACAACGCGATCTTCGAGGCGCTGCTGCTTTTGAAGTCCTACGCGCGGGACCACGTGCTATTGTGCCTCATTCCCGCCTTCTTTATCGCAGGAGGCATCTCTGTTTTCATAAGCCAAGCTTCGGTCGTGAAGTATCTCGGCGCGCGGGCGAATAAGTTTCTGGCGTATGGCGTCGCCTCGGTTTCTGGGTCGGTGCTTGCGGTCTGCTCCTGCACCGTTCTCCCATTGTTTGCGGGGATATACAGGATGGGTGCCGGGCTGGGCCCGGCCTGTGCATTCTTATACTCAGGGCCGGCTATCAACGTTCTGGCCATTGCGCTGACGGCCCGGGTTCTTGGGATCGAGATCGGTATCGCTCGCGCGGTGGGGGCGGTGCTATTCAGCGTGATAATTGGGCTCCTTATGCACTTGATCTTCAGAAAGGAAGAGCACGCGAGGCAGACTGCCCGGGCGGCCATGCCGGAACCTCAAGTGACGAGGCCGCTTTGGCAGAATGGCGTCTATTTCGCGACGATGATCGGCGTATTAGTCTTTGCCAACTGGGGCGCGCCAGGGGAGGAAACCGGCTTCTGGCACGCAGTCTATGCCGTCAAGTGGCTCATTACTGGGGCTTTTGCTGCGGCGTTTGGCGGTATCTTGATCGTCTGGTTGGGCGTGAAGTGGTGGAAGGCGCTCGCGGCTGCTGCGCCAGCGGTAGTGCTCGGTCTTCTGTTCCCTGCTGCTCCAATGTTGGCGTTCGCGGCCGGTGTCGTTGGCCTGTGTGTGATTACAGCATCAAGCCAAGGCGAGCCAAAGGAGTGGTTCACTAGCACCTGGGGATTTGCCAAGCAGATCTTGCCTCTGCTCTTTTTTGGGGTGCTGGTTGCGGGCGCTCTGCTCGGCCGGCCGAACCATGAGGGGCTGATCCCGTCCGCGTGGGTGACTTCTGCCGTTGGCGGCAACACATTTGTGGCCAACCTCTTAGCATCAATCGCGGGGGCTTTCATGTATTTTGCGACGTTGACGGAGGTCCCGATAGTCCAGGGGCTGATAGGCGCAGGGATGGGCAAGGGCCCGGCGCTTGCGCTGCTTCTTGCGGGACCTGCTCTCTCTTTACCGAATATGCTGGTCATCCGCAGCATTATGGGCACGAAGAAAACGGTTGTTTACGTCTTACTTGTGGTCGTAATGGCTACAGTTTCTGGTGTGGTTTTTGGAACGTTTTTCAAATAG
- a CDS encoding metalloregulator ArsR/SmtB family transcription factor: protein MSPKTKARYEARAGIIKALSHPTRLFIVDQLQGGKKCVCELTKMIGADMSTVSKHLSVLKAVGIVHDEKVGQQVFYRLKCPCVLKFFECVESVMRSNAEEQLALLR, encoded by the coding sequence ATGAGTCCCAAGACCAAGGCCAGATACGAGGCAAGGGCGGGCATTATTAAGGCGCTTTCGCATCCGACGCGGCTTTTTATCGTGGATCAGCTACAAGGTGGGAAGAAGTGCGTCTGCGAGCTGACGAAGATGATCGGCGCCGATATGTCCACCGTGTCGAAGCACCTCTCCGTTCTCAAGGCTGTGGGCATCGTCCACGATGAGAAGGTCGGCCAGCAGGTCTTCTATCGGCTGAAGTGCCCGTGCGTGCTCAAGTTCTTTGAATGCGTGGAGTCTGTGATGAGGTCGAACGCTGAGGAGCAGCTGGCGCTTTTGCGGTGA
- a CDS encoding radical SAM protein has protein sequence MNIALVDVPSDGGNLIYKDWAGGYGTAFSVGNSLRARFLQRAKKTGIKLPLTRFGYLAAIFRQSGHEVGFYQEDLPDSADVVLLHSSIVDVYHELAQADRLRKQLHAKVGFVGPFSGAMPDMYLEHADFVVKGEPEDFGYRIADLGELSGVIESRPIDDLDELPFPDWSIFPRKRYSYYPNIKARPFLPILSSRGCPYKCSYCAYRAAYKWRARSVENTVDEIERNVNEYGTRGLLFRDPLFTWAKDRPRQIAEEILRRHIDVRWGCETHLGHLDRELLDLLYKAGLRSVNVGIEVVNPKTLAGTGRESLRKDRQLALVKHCDKLGIRVTAFYLFGLPNSTAEDMRETARYARKLNTHVASFNVLTPYPGTEFYDSVKDEVFEKDFTKFTSYTPVMHHKHVSKAALEKLREEAFVRFYFRPAYIIKFLQRMFLWR, from the coding sequence ATGAACATCGCCTTAGTTGACGTTCCGAGCGATGGGGGGAACCTCATCTACAAGGACTGGGCGGGCGGCTATGGCACAGCATTCTCAGTCGGGAATTCGCTCAGGGCCAGGTTTTTACAGAGGGCGAAGAAGACTGGGATCAAGCTGCCACTTACGCGATTTGGCTACTTGGCGGCCATCTTCAGACAGTCAGGCCACGAGGTAGGATTCTATCAGGAGGACCTTCCAGATTCGGCAGACGTCGTCCTGCTTCACTCGTCGATAGTTGACGTCTATCACGAGCTTGCGCAGGCGGATAGGTTGCGGAAGCAGCTGCACGCTAAGGTCGGCTTCGTCGGCCCGTTTTCAGGAGCGATGCCCGACATGTATCTTGAGCACGCCGACTTCGTGGTCAAGGGTGAGCCAGAGGATTTCGGCTACAGAATTGCTGACCTCGGGGAGCTCTCTGGCGTCATAGAATCGCGGCCGATCGATGACCTTGACGAACTTCCGTTTCCGGACTGGTCCATCTTCCCGCGGAAGCGATACTCGTATTACCCAAACATCAAGGCGAGGCCATTTCTGCCGATCCTTTCCAGCCGAGGCTGCCCATACAAGTGCAGCTACTGCGCCTATCGTGCGGCCTACAAGTGGCGAGCGAGGTCGGTCGAGAACACGGTCGATGAGATCGAGCGCAACGTCAATGAATACGGCACGCGAGGCCTCCTCTTCAGGGACCCCTTGTTCACGTGGGCAAAAGACAGGCCTCGCCAGATAGCGGAGGAGATATTGCGCCGGCATATCGACGTTCGGTGGGGCTGCGAGACGCATCTTGGCCACCTGGACAGGGAGCTGCTCGATCTGCTCTACAAGGCGGGACTCAGGTCCGTCAACGTTGGTATCGAGGTCGTAAATCCCAAGACGCTCGCTGGCACTGGCCGCGAATCACTTCGGAAGGACAGGCAGCTTGCGCTCGTCAAACACTGCGACAAGCTCGGCATCCGGGTTACCGCGTTCTATCTGTTTGGGCTGCCCAACTCCACGGCTGAGGACATGAGGGAGACGGCAAGATACGCCCGCAAGCTCAACACGCACGTTGCCTCGTTCAACGTGTTGACGCCCTATCCCGGCACAGAGTTCTACGACAGCGTCAAGGATGAGGTTTTCGAGAAGGACTTCACCAAGTTCACTTCCTACACACCTGTCATGCACCACAAGCACGTCTCGAAAGCGGCGCTCGAGAAGCTAAGGGAGGAGGCGTTTGTGCGGTTCTACTTCAGGCCGGCCTACATCATTAAGTTCCTCCAGCGGATGTTTCTCTGGAGATAA